The Lolium rigidum isolate FL_2022 chromosome 2, APGP_CSIRO_Lrig_0.1, whole genome shotgun sequence genomic interval ACAAATGAACTGTGAATTCCAGTGGTAATTCAGTAGTTGCAAATAGGCCGACAGACCTTTTTTTCAAATATATTGGCAAAAGCATTTTTTCATCTCTTGGGGCAACTAACTATATAATGTTGCTTCTGTTAATAGCAGATTAATATCACTTTTTTGGATGTTACCCTCTCTAACCTGACATCATGTTTTGTAGAGCAACAAAGGAGGAGAAAGACCGTAGGAAGCGCTGGGCCAAGCGGAAAACATCCTCAAAACCTGATAAAAAGAAGCCTCTCAAAGTAGAAGATACAGATGCGAAAGCCGAAGAAGAGGTTGAGGACGAGGAAACACATGCTATGCCTGGCACACTGCCCAAGAATGTAATTGAAATGCTTGCAGCACGTGAGAAGTATGTTTACTTCCTTTCACTGCTAGACATTCAAATCCCTGctcttcttttttctgttttgacaTTATTGGTTATCCTCTCTTCATTTTTCTTTCAGGCAAACCTTCTCATCAGACTCCGAGGAAGAAAATGTAAACCAGAAGGttcagaaaaagaagaaaaaattgaAAACTTCTGGGTATTTTCCATGACCTTGTCATCTTGTGTAGTTTTCTTTTAAACTGTTATTCTGATGGTTCATAACGTTTATCAGACCTGAAACAATTCTGCTCAAAGATGTCCGGTCGACACAACACGTGAAGAACGCCCTCGACTTCCTGAATCACAGGAAAAACCAGGTGCCAAGGTCCAATGCAGTTTTGAAGAATTCTCATACTGCTATGCGTCTCTTTAAAGCTAATTTCATGACATGAGCGTGGTGGACCAAGTGGTTATCTGAATTATGTGTCACAACTTGTCGGGAAGACTGATATGGTTGACAGCCTGAGCAATGAATCATTTCATGGTTTGATGGGACCGAATCTAGCATGTGAGTTGCAATGCTTCATTTCCTTCGGCGTGATGTGTATTGTGCATGCTAGATGTAAGAAACCCTATGCTCTGTATGCACCCTGTGTTTTTAGCTTTAGCTATGTACGGATCATATGTATCTCCTGTGAGATTAATACATATTTCTCAACACCACTATATGGGCTTTATGTGTTTGCCAATTCATATTTATAGAGTATATGGTAGTGTCTGCTTGCAAATTTTTTGTATGGCTGTACATACCGTTATCATTTTGGCTCCTGGTCTAAACGATTCGACCTGTTTTGATCACAGTTCACTGGACGTATATCAGTTTTGCATTCTTCTGGTTATATCCACAGTAACCAGCCTATTTCGTGCAATGACTACCTTCACGTTATGTTTTTTGAGTGTTTTCTTTCCGTTCGACTGCCGAAAGAGGA includes:
- the LOC124686621 gene encoding uncharacterized protein LOC124686621, yielding MDSGSDSDGAPEELTAVQGVEKHEEISKVEKDSAVRATKEEKDRRKRWAKRKTSSKPDKKKPLKVEDTDAKAEEEVEDEETHAMPGTLPKNVIEMLAAREKQTFSSDSEEENVNQKVQKKKKKLKTSGPETILLKDVRSTQHVKNALDFLNHRKNQVPRSNAVLKNSHTAMRLFKANFMT